One window of the Pempheris klunzingeri isolate RE-2024b chromosome 10, fPemKlu1.hap1, whole genome shotgun sequence genome contains the following:
- the hoxd3a gene encoding homeobox protein Hox-D3a, which produces MQKATYYDNSGLFGGYTYPKPDSYSYGPAHQSYPASNIEGDYQGSVCPIQTSTVRPPTLKDSDLNGDCMRQSSSQSNSSSTSIGEQQAPPLSASSPSSNSSASQKKKSPSSSASSAATPALTKQIFPWMKETRQNSKQKGNNCTTAGGEVSDEKSPPGPASKRVRTAYTSAQLVELEKEFHFNRYLCRPRRVEMANLLNLTERQIKIWFQNRRMKYKKDQKSKGLPHSPLGHSPDRSPPLSGPNHIGYSGQLQNSLSYDAPSPPSFAKPQQNMYGLAAYTAPLGGCIPQQKRYPGSEYEHHGMQSNGSFANANLQGSPVYVGGNFVDSMPASGPMFNLGHLPHPSSTSVDYSCAAQIPGNHHHGPCDPHPTYTDLTSHQASQGRIQEAPKLTHL; this is translated from the exons ATGCAGAAAGCAACATACTACGATAACTCTGGACTTTTTGGAGGCTACACCTACCCCAAACCAGACTCTTACAGCTATGGCCCCGCTCATCAGTCCTACCCTGCTTCTAACATTGAAGGGGACTACCAGGGCTCAGTGTGTCCCATCCAGACCTCCACTGTCCGGCCACCGACCCTCAAAGACAGTGACCTGAACGGAGACTGCATGCGGCaaagcagcagtcagagcaacagcagcagtaccAGTATTGGGGAGCAGCAGGCACCTCCACTGTCTGCATCCTCTCCCAGCTCCAACAGCTCTGCATCCCAGAAGAAGAAGTCCCCATCCAGCAGCGCCTCCAGTGCTGCCACACCAGCCCTCACAAAGCAGATCTTCCCCTGGATGAAGGAGACCCGGCAGAACTCAAAGCAGAAGGGCAACAACTGCACCACTGCAG GTGGCGAGGTGAGTGATGAGAAGAGCCCACCGGGACCAGCCTCCAAACGGGTCAGAACTGCTTACACCAGCGCACAACTtgtggagctggagaaggagttTCACTTTAACCGCTATCTTTGTCGCCCTCGGAGAGTGGAAATGGCAAATCTGTTGAATCTCACCGAGCGCCAAATAAAGATCTGGTTTCAAAACAGGAGGATGAAATACAAAAAGGACCAGAAGTCTAAAGGGCTCCCACACTCTCCCCTGGGACACTCCCCGGATAGAAGCCCGCCGCTGAGTGGCCCAAATCACATTGGATACTCTGGCCAGCTTCAAAACAGCCTCAGCTATGACGCGCCCTCGCCCCCATCCTTCGCCAAACCCCAGCAAAACATGTACGGTTTGGCCGCGTACACGGCACCCTTGGGTGGCTGCATCCCGCAACAGAAGAGGTACCCGGGCTCCGAGTATGAACACCACGGCATGCAGAGCAACGGCAGCTTTGCCAACGCCAATTTGCAAGGCAGCCCCGTTTATGTGGGTGGGAACTTTGTTGATTCCATGCCAGCCTCGGGCCCCATGTTCAACCTCGGCCATCTTCCCCACCCATCATCCACCAGCGTGGACTACAGCTGTGCCGCTCAGATCCCAGGAAACCACCATCATGGACCCTGTGATCCCCATCCCACATACACAGACCTCACCTCTCACCAAGCGTCTCAGGGAAGGATTCAGGAAGCGCCTAAACTCACGCATTTGTAA